The Arthrobacter sp. MN05-02 genome includes the window CTACGTGTCCTGGTGCGCTAGTTGATGTCGATCGACTGGGCGTCGACGAGCCCACGGAACTTCGCACCGTGCCAGATAAGTGGCTCGTTGTTACCGACACCGAGCTTGTTCACCTCGAGCAGGACCATCCAGTGGTCCCCCGCCTCAGACACCTCGTGGATCGAGCACTCCAGCCACAGCGCTGCGTCCTCAATGAAGACCGCGCCGTTGTCGTCGACGTCGACCGCAACCTGTTCAAAGCGCGCAGCGCGGTCCTTGCTGGCGAGCTTGCGGGTCAGGTCCCCCTGGCCCTTACCGAAGATCGAGACCCCCAGCGAAGGTGCGTTCTCGATCAACGCCCACGTTTCGGAGGACTTCTGCACGGCGACCGCGACCAGGCACGGCTCCAGTGACACTCCAACCATGAACGAGGAGGCGACCAGCGCGTGCTTCTCGTCGTTGGTGTCGACCGCGAGCACCGCCACGCCGGAGGGGAACTGCGCAAAGGCCTCGCGCACAATCGTTGGATCGGCCCCGAAGGCACTCACCTTGGGCTGATTCATGAGTTGTTGAGTCATGATTCTTCTTCCTTTCGCGAGGCTATTCGCCCCTTCACTGATCCGATCACGCGGAAAGAATCCGGATGAAATAGTGGTTGGCCTCCGTTAGGGGCAGCGGTGGACTCCGATGATGTCGGCGGCAGCAACCCCGAAGAGTGTGCTGCTCGTCAACGCCTAGGGAAGCCATGATTCTGAGCATTGAGGTTCACCCATGCCGTGCCCGTGCCCCGCAGGCCCCACGTGGAGGGGCGATTTACTGACATCCGTGCGACATCTGTGCGGATAAGCCTCGGTCCCGTTCTGCCGCGTCAGTAAGAATCGACGGCAGTTTGCTGTTAACGCTGATGGCGATGGTGGCGATGGTGGCGATGGTGGTGCTGTTTTCGTCGTCGTGGTGCTTCCAGAGGTGCGAGACCCCTTGCATGACCCAGCGAATCCCCTGGCTGGATGGCGCGTACCTTTCCGCCGGGCGGTTCGTCGTGGGCCTGAACCATTGACTCCGTTTTAGGCGATGTCGGCGTGGTCGAGGGCTCCGGCCAGTAGGGCGTGGGAGTGCAGGCGGGTGTCGTGGTCGGGGATGATGTCCTGCAGCATGATTTCCTGGGCGCCGGTCTCCTGTGTCATGCGCTCCAGTTGGGCGCGGACAGTGGCCGGGGAGCCTGCTAGTTGCCGTGGCCACCGGCCGTTTGTGATGACGGTGGGCTCGTCCTTTTGGGCCTCGGTGAGTATCTGTGAGGCGATGTCCACACTGGGTGCAGTGGCCCGTTGGCCCGCGGCTCCCAGTCGGGCGTATAGGGCGCGGGCCGGCCAGGTGAGGCGGCGTGCTTCCTCATCGGTGTCCGCCACGACGATGTTCATGGCCAACATGCCCTGCGGAGTACCGAATCCGAACTCCTGGGGCGTGAACTGGTCGCGATAGTGACCCAGTGCCGCTGCTGCCGCGGAGGGGTTGATGAAGGCCGCGAAGGTGTATCCGAGACCTAGCCGGGCGGCGAGCCCGGCACTGTTTCCCGAAGATCCCAAGATCCACAGCTGCGGTGCGGTGCGGGAAAGCCCGGAAAAATCGAGTTCGTGGAATGGGTGCTCTTTATCGATGAGCCCGTGCACGAGAGCGAGGATTTCCTGGACCTGCTCGGCGAAATCGTCGAGGTGCGGGGAACGACGGTCGCGTTTGAGCGCGGTGTCGATGACTGGTCCGGCGGTAGCCCGCCCCAGACCCAGATCGATGCGCCCCGGAGCCATAGCTTCGAGTTGCATGTAGGTTTCGGCCACCCGGAAGGGGCTGTAGTGATTGAGGAGCACCGCCCCGGAACCCAGCCGAATCCGCGAAGTCTCCCTCGTGGCCGCGGCTATGAGCAGTTCGGGGGCGTGGGAGGCAAAACCGTGAGCGAGGTGGTGCTCGGCGAACCAGACCCGGTGGAACCCGGCCCGTTCAGCGTGCACTACGGCATCCAGGGCGTGCGAGAGCGCTTGGCCCTGCCCCTCGCCCTCGGACACGGTGGCGAGTTCAACGAGAGAAAGCTTCATCTCAGGCCTGCCCGCGGTCGAGGGCAGAGGCCGGGCGCCGTCCATTGAGGTAGGGGACACCGAGGTGTTCGCGCAAGGTGGTGCCTTCGTAGTCGCGCCGGTAAAGACCGCGTTTTTGGAGGATCGGAACGACGTGGTCCACGAAGTCGGTGAGCCCGTCAAAACTGACGTCGGGATTGATGTTGAATCCACCGCCGATGCCGGCCTCGAACCAGCGTTGCAGCATGTCAGCGACCTGTTCGGGAGTACCCAGTGCGACCGGATGGTAGTTGATGGGCCCGTGAGCGATGATCTGGCGTACCGTAAACCCTTCCCGGGCCAGTCGTAGGGACAAGGGCGACCGGGGGTCACCCGGATGGGCAAATGCCCGGGCGAGCAGATCCGGGTGGATCGGCTTGTCGAGACTTTCCGGTTCCAGCGGAATTCCCAGCTGCTGGCCCAGGTATTGCACCCGGGAGTCCAGGTCCCCCAATGCGTCCAGCTGTTCGCGCCGCTGCAGGGCTTCTC containing:
- a CDS encoding oxidoreductase — protein: MTQQLMNQPKVSAFGADPTIVREAFAQFPSGVAVLAVDTNDEKHALVASSFMVGVSLEPCLVAVAVQKSSETWALIENAPSLGVSIFGKGQGDLTRKLASKDRAARFEQVAVDVDDNGAVFIEDAALWLECSIHEVSEAGDHWMVLLEVNKLGVGNNEPLIWHGAKFRGLVDAQSIDIN
- a CDS encoding alkane monooxygenase; translated protein: MKLSLVELATVSEGEGQGQALSHALDAVVHAERAGFHRVWFAEHHLAHGFASHAPELLIAAATRETSRIRLGSGAVLLNHYSPFRVAETYMQLEAMAPGRIDLGLGRATAGPVIDTALKRDRRSPHLDDFAEQVQEILALVHGLIDKEHPFHELDFSGLSRTAPQLWILGSSGNSAGLAARLGLGYTFAAFINPSAAAAALGHYRDQFTPQEFGFGTPQGMLAMNIVVADTDEEARRLTWPARALYARLGAAGQRATAPSVDIASQILTEAQKDEPTVITNGRWPRQLAGSPATVRAQLERMTQETGAQEIMLQDIIPDHDTRLHSHALLAGALDHADIA